Genomic DNA from Nocardioides aquaticus:
AGAGCAGGCCGACGACGACGGCCAGGACCAGCAGCCGGCTGAGCCAGGCGAAGCGTCGCGGCGGGCGGGGGGCGTAGCGCTGCGCCTCGGGGTCGGTGGCGATCGCGAACGGCACGCCCTCGGGGATCTCGGCGTCGACCGGCTCGAGCTCGCCGGTGTCGCCGGAGCGGTGGCCGCGGAAGATGCCCATCCCGCCGGAGACCCCGCGGCCGCGGCGTCGCAGCTCGGAGGCGGCGCCGACCAGGAGCGGCTCCAGGTCGGAGAAGGAGGGGTCGTCGGCCGTCGCGGTCTCGTCGAGGACGTCGGCGACCACGCAGGTCACGTTGTCGGTGCTGCCGGCCTCGAGGCTGGCGCGGACCAGCTCGACGGCGGCGTAGTCGGGCGTACCGGTGGCCAGGATGTCGGCGAGGCGGTCCGGGCGCAGCGACCCGCTGGCGCCGTCGCTGCACAGCAGCAGCCGGTCGCCGGGCACGACCTCCAGGACGAAGAGGTCGGGCTCGAGGTCGTGGTTGCCGTCGAGCGCGCGCAGGATGACGTGGCGGTGGGGGTGGGTCTCGGCCTCCTCGGGACTGATCCGTCCCTCGTCGACCAGCGTCTGCACGAAGGTGTGGTCGGTGGTGAGCTGCGAGAGCTCGCCGGAGCGGTACAGGTAGGCCCGGCTGTCGCCGACGTGGCCGATGCCGACCCGGCTGCCATCGAAGAGCGCGACCGTGGCGGTGGTGCTGGTGCCGTTGAGCGCGGGCTCCTCGTCGACCAGCCGGCCGATCGCGAGGTGCGCGGCGTCCAGGCCGGCGGCGACCCGGTCGAGCAGGTCGCCGCGGTCGGCCGGCGCGTCGTCGAGCTCGCGGAGCGCCTTCACGGCCGTGGAGGACGCGATGTCGCCCCGCGCGGCGCCGCCGACGCCGTCGCAGACGGTGAGCAGCCACGGCCCGGCGTACCCGGAGTCCTGGTTGTCCTTGCGGACCCGACCGACGTCCGAGATGGCGGAGTAGTGCAGGACGAGGGACGTCACTTGCGCAGCTCCAGGACGGTCTTGCCGATCCTGACCTGGGTGCCGAGGACGAGCGTGGTGGGCTGGGTGATGCGCACCGAGCCGATGTAGGTGCCGTTGGTGGAGCCGAGGTCCTCGACGTACCACTGGTCGCCGGAGGCGGCGATGCGCGCGTGGCGGGTGGAGGCGTAGTCGTCGTCGAGCCGGATCGCGGCGTCGGTGCCGCGGCCGATGAGGATCGGGGCCTGTTCGAGCGGGACGGTGACGCCCTCGTTGGCGCCGGAGGTGACCGCGACGTGGGTGGGCTGCCCGCGACGCGGCTTGGCCGGCTTCTTGTTCTTCGACTTCTTCTGCTTCGGCGCGGCGGGGCCGCCGGTGCGGGCGGCCTCGGGCACGCGGGCGCCGAACATGTCGGAGCGGATGACCGAGATCGCCGACAGCACGAAGATCCAGAGGATGGCGAGGTAGGCGGCGCGCACCAGGAACAGGGTCAGCTCAGACATCGGACTGCTCCTCGACGAGCGCGACGGTCATGGTCGTGTTGCCGGCCTGCACCCGCGAGCCGTCGTGCAGCGTGGCGCGGCTGACCCGGTGGCCGTCGACGGTGATGCCGTTGGTGGAGCCGAGGTCGTGGACCTCGACCGCCGGGCCGCGCGCACCGTCGGTGACCACGAACTCCGCGTGCCGGCGGCTCATGCCGGGGTCGTTGACCCGCAGGTCGGCGTCGCTGCCCCGTCCGACCACCAGGCCGGGGGCCTGGAGCGGGTGGCGGGTGCCGTTGACGACCAGCAGCGCGCGGGCGCGGCCGACCTGGGTCTGGGAGGCGTGGTGGATGACGCGGCCCTGGGCCTCGCTGCGCACCCGGAACCGGCCGGTGGTCAGCTCCTCGGCGACGGCGAAGTCGATGCTGATCGGCCCGGGGAAGGCGTACCCCTGCTGGTGGGCGTGGACGTCGAGCTCCTCGGCGAAGGTGACCTCGAGGTCGTAGGGCGCCAGCCGGTCGTGGTCGGCGCCGGACAGCTCCACGTGGAAGACGTTGGGCACGACGCGGCGGGTGCGCGAGACGATCTGGGCGTTGTTGTCGACCTCGCGCTGGAGCGCGGCGGAGATCTCGACCGGCTGGACCGCGGAGCGGAAGGTCTTGGCGAACGCGCTCGACACCGCCTGCTCGAGCTTGCTCTCGAAGCGTTGCAGCCTGCCCATGACTCCACCTCCTCCTGGCCTGCGTCTCGTGTGGTCGCCCACGCCGGGGGAGCGTACGGATAACTGGTGGCGCGGCGTACCGACCCGGCGGTCGGCCGGGGTCGCTCGATCGTATCGGGGTCAACCATCCGGAGGGCGAACCCTGGGCGGCTCGGCGGGGGCGCGACCGGGCCTGGACAGGGGCGGATTGGGCACGACCACGGGGTCGGGGTAACGTTACGCCCGCTTCACGCGCGAGTGGCGGAATAGGCAGACGCGCACGGTTCAGGTCCGTGTGTCCGAAAGGACGTGGGGGTTCAACTCCCCCCTCGCGCACGTGTGAGCAGGTCCCGGATCCACCTCGGTGGGTCCGGGACCTTTCTCGTTCCCGGGGCGGCGTCGGGCAGGTGCCCCGCGCGTCCCGCCCGCCGGGACACGCCCACCCCGTACGCCGACCGGGACGTCCCGCCCTGGCGTGCGACCCCCGGACACATGACCGTGGCCCCTGTCCGCCTGCCGCCCCGGTGCCTAGCGTCCGGTCCGGGGCGAGCAGAGGGGGACCGCGTGGACGGTGCAGCGGGCGGCGGAGCCGCCCCGGTGGTGCACGAGGGCAGCTGGTGGCTGCTCGGCCTCGGCCTGCTCGCCTTCGCGCTGCTGGTCGTCGTGCTCGCCGGCGCGCTGACCAGGCTCTACCTCGACGACGAGATCGGGGAGCACCGGGCGGCCAAGGCCACCAGGGCCACCAGGGCCACCAGGGACCCCGGGGCGGCGCGGCGGTCGACGGGGTCGTCACGGCCGGTGCGCCCCCGGCCGGCGGCGGCCCACCGGCTGGGCCGGGGCGGTCGGTGGCGGCGACCGGCGCCGGGTGCGGCGTGAACGGGCCCCGGCCAGGACCGGCTACCGGGTCGCGGAGGTCAGCTCGACGCTCACCAAGGTGTCGCGCAGGCGTACGGCGTTCGTGCCGCGCCGCGGGGCGCTCGAGCTCACCGACGGGGTGACGCGGTAGGTCGTGCCGGGGTCGAGGCCGCGCACCAGCCAGCGCGCCGTCGCCGGTCCGTCGGCGCGGGGATCGATGGTGGCGGGGCCGGCGGGGCGGGTCCGGAGGTCGTCGGTGGTGGGGTCGTCCTGACCGTCGGCCCCGCCGGTGTCGACGGTCAGCTTGAGGACGAACGGTCCGGGGCCGCGGGTGCGCGCGTCGTAGGAGACCTCGACCACGGCGTCGTACGCCGCGGCGTCCGCGGGCGTCCCCAGCTGCAGCGAGGCGACCTCGCCGATGCCCCCGATGTCGGCGGAGTACGACGCGCTGGGTCCGCTGCCGTAGAAGATCGCCGCGCGCGTCACGGGCTGCGGGTCCCGGGCACCGCCCCCGGCGAGAGCCGCGACCGCCCCGCCCGTCCCGGCGACCAGGGTCGCGACCACCACCGGCAGCACCCAGCGCCTTGACGTCACGCGCCGAGGGTAGGCGCGTCCGCCGCGGACCGCGGGAGGTGTCCGCAAGCGTCACCTCGGGTGTCCGCGAGCGTCATCTGGGCTGTCCGCGAGCGCCATCTCGGCGGGCGCGGCGGAAGGAGCGGGCGGAGCCGCGGCCGCTGCTGATCACCCGGGCGTTCGCGTCGTCCACGATCGAGCCGACGGTCTCGGCGGCGTCGGCGCGGTTGGAGCCGATGCCGCCGCGCGGACCGCGCTTGATCCAGCCGACCACGTAGGTCGCGGGCACGGCGGCCCCGGTCGTCGGGTCGACGACGCGGCCCTCGCGGTGCGGGACGGTGCTGGTGGCGTGGTCGAAGGGCAGGCCCGGCACCGGCTCGCTGCGGTAGCCCACCGAGCGGAGGACCAGGCCGGTGCGGACCTCGCTCCTGGCCCTCTCGGGGTCGCCGGCCGCGGGGGCCAGACAGACCGCCCGCACGCGGTCCTCCCCGACCAGCCGCTCGACGACGGCGTGGAAGCGGAGCACGAGGCGGCGGCGTACGGGGGGCCCGCCGGCGTGGTCGAGCGGCGCGACCTCGAGGCCCTGCAGGGCGGCCGCCTTGCTGCCGGGGGCGGCGGCCGCGATCGCCTCGGCGACCTCCGGCCCGCCGTCGACGACCACGTCGAGGTCCTCGCGGGCCAGCAGGGGGCGCAGCTCGGAGAGCGAGTACGCCGCCTCCGCCGGGCCGCGCCTGCCCACCAGCACCACCTCGGTGACGGCGCTCGCCCCCAGCGCCGCCCTCGCGTGGGGGGCCACGGGGGTGCCGGTCAGGTCGGCTGCGTCGGTGAGCAGCAGGCGGGCCATGTCGAGCGCGACGTTGCCGTTGCCGACCACGACCACCCGGCCCGTACGTCCGTCGCCGTCGGCGGTCAGGTCGACCACGTCGGCGGGGACCTCGGGGTGGCCGTTGTACCAGCCGACGAACGTGCGCGCGGGCAGGCTGCCGGCCAGGTCCTCGCCCGGCACGTCCAGCGCCCGGTCGGCCGAGGCGCCGACGGCGTAGACCACGGCGTCGTGGTGGGCCAGCAGCTGCTCGTGGGTCACGTCGCGGCCGACCTCGGTGCCGAGCACCAGCTCGACCCGGGGGTGGCGGCGGACGGTGTCGAACCGCGCGCCGATCTTGCGGGTGTCGACGTGGTCGGGCGCGACGCCGAAGCGGACCAGGCCCCCGGGCTGCTCGAGCCGGTCGAGCATGGTCACCTCGGCGCTCGTGGTGAGCAGGGCCGAGGCGGTGTAGCTGGCCGCCGGCCCGGTGCCCACCACGGCCACCCGCAGGCCGGCGGCGTGCCCGGCCAGCGCGGCCGGGAAGTCCGGCGCCCCCCAGGCGGGCGCCGGGCCGTCCTCGAAGTGCGCGGCGTTGAGCGCGGCGTACGCCTGCTCGTCGCCCACCAGGGCGTCGACCGGCTTGATCGCGTCCACGGGGCACGCGTCGGCGCAGGCGCCGCAGTCGATGCAGCTGCGGGGGTCGATGAACACCATCTCGGTGGTCCCGAAGCCGGGCTCGCCGGGCGCGGGGTGGATGCAGTTGACCGGGCAGACGGACACGCAGGACGCGTCGTTGCAGCAGGACTGCGTGACGGCGAAGGCCACGGCTCAGACCATGCTCACGCGCTGGTAGATCCTCAGCGCGGGACGGGTCAGCAGGCCGAGCTCGTCGAGGAACTCCATCAGGTGCGCACAGCTCGAGCGCATCAGCGTGTGGTGGTGCTCGTTGGCCCGCGCCGCGGCCACCGCGCGCTGCGGGTCGAGCCCCGCCGCGGCGTAGACACCCTCGTTGACCATGTTGGACACGATCTGCTGGGCGGCGATCGCGATCACCAGCGCCGACAGCCTCCGCCGGCGCGGGCTGGCGCCCTCGATCCGCTCGCGCATCTCCTGCCGCGCGAACTTCATGTGCCGGGACTCCTCGACCACGTGGATCCTGCTGGTCGTCCGCACGATCGGCAGCACCTGCTCGCCGCGCATCCAGTCGCGCTGCATCACGTCGAGCACCTCCTCGGCCACGAGGATCCCGCCGTAGGCGACCTCGGCGGCGGCGAGGCTCTTGAAACCGCGGCCGAGGGCGATGCTGGCCCGGCGCGGGAAGTAGGCACCGATCCCCATCGTCGAGCAGGCCCGGGCGAACATGATGGAGTGCCGGCACTCGTCGGCGATCTCGGTCAGCGCGAACTGGAAGTCCGGCTCCGCGTAGTCGCTGCAGTACTGGTCGCGCAGCACCATCTGCTGGAGGATCATCTCGAACCAGATCCCGGTGCTCATGATCGAGGCGACCTCGTGCCGGGTCAGCGTGACGCGCTGTGCGTGGGTCATCTCCTCCCACAGGTCCGTGCCGTAGAGCGTGCTCCACTCCGGGTTCAGCCCGAAGTGGTCGGGGTCCAGCGGGGTGTCCCAGTCGACCTCGGTGGTCGGGTCGTAGGACAGCGCCGCGGCGGAGTCGAGCAGTCGCTGCGAGGAGTCGCGGGTGCCGGGCTGGGGAGCGGTCGTGGTCATCGGGAGGACCTCCAGGAGCTGGTGGGTGCCGGTCGGGAGCAGTTGGTGCGACGCCGTGTCCGGTAGGGGGTACGACGCGTATCGACTACCTAGACGGTACAGCGCGTACCCCCTGTCCGGGCAAGCGTTTGCACGAGTGAGCCGGGTAACCTCGCGAAGGTGTCGACCCCGCCCGCCGAGCCCGCGTCCCCGGCGCTGGCCGACGGCCGGGCCGTGCGCTGGAGCGGGCAGCAG
This window encodes:
- a CDS encoding FHA domain-containing protein FhaB/FipA, with amino-acid sequence MSELTLFLVRAAYLAILWIFVLSAISVIRSDMFGARVPEAARTGGPAAPKQKKSKNKKPAKPRRGQPTHVAVTSGANEGVTVPLEQAPILIGRGTDAAIRLDDDYASTRHARIAASGDQWYVEDLGSTNGTYIGSVRITQPTTLVLGTQVRIGKTVLELRK
- a CDS encoding AurF N-oxygenase family protein encodes the protein MTTTAPQPGTRDSSQRLLDSAAALSYDPTTEVDWDTPLDPDHFGLNPEWSTLYGTDLWEEMTHAQRVTLTRHEVASIMSTGIWFEMILQQMVLRDQYCSDYAEPDFQFALTEIADECRHSIMFARACSTMGIGAYFPRRASIALGRGFKSLAAAEVAYGGILVAEEVLDVMQRDWMRGEQVLPIVRTTSRIHVVEESRHMKFARQEMRERIEGASPRRRRLSALVIAIAAQQIVSNMVNEGVYAAAGLDPQRAVAAARANEHHHTLMRSSCAHLMEFLDELGLLTRPALRIYQRVSMV
- a CDS encoding FAD-dependent oxidoreductase; the encoded protein is MAFAVTQSCCNDASCVSVCPVNCIHPAPGEPGFGTTEMVFIDPRSCIDCGACADACPVDAIKPVDALVGDEQAYAALNAAHFEDGPAPAWGAPDFPAALAGHAAGLRVAVVGTGPAASYTASALLTTSAEVTMLDRLEQPGGLVRFGVAPDHVDTRKIGARFDTVRRHPRVELVLGTEVGRDVTHEQLLAHHDAVVYAVGASADRALDVPGEDLAGSLPARTFVGWYNGHPEVPADVVDLTADGDGRTGRVVVVGNGNVALDMARLLLTDAADLTGTPVAPHARAALGASAVTEVVLVGRRGPAEAAYSLSELRPLLAREDLDVVVDGGPEVAEAIAAAAPGSKAAALQGLEVAPLDHAGGPPVRRRLVLRFHAVVERLVGEDRVRAVCLAPAAGDPERARSEVRTGLVLRSVGYRSEPVPGLPFDHATSTVPHREGRVVDPTTGAAVPATYVVGWIKRGPRGGIGSNRADAAETVGSIVDDANARVISSGRGSARSFRRARRDGARGQPR
- a CDS encoding FhaA domain-containing protein: MGRLQRFESKLEQAVSSAFAKTFRSAVQPVEISAALQREVDNNAQIVSRTRRVVPNVFHVELSGADHDRLAPYDLEVTFAEELDVHAHQQGYAFPGPISIDFAVAEELTTGRFRVRSEAQGRVIHHASQTQVGRARALLVVNGTRHPLQAPGLVVGRGSDADLRVNDPGMSRRHAEFVVTDGARGPAVEVHDLGSTNGITVDGHRVSRATLHDGSRVQAGNTTMTVALVEEQSDV
- a CDS encoding PP2C family protein-serine/threonine phosphatase, producing the protein MTSLVLHYSAISDVGRVRKDNQDSGYAGPWLLTVCDGVGGAARGDIASSTAVKALRELDDAPADRGDLLDRVAAGLDAAHLAIGRLVDEEPALNGTSTTATVALFDGSRVGIGHVGDSRAYLYRSGELSQLTTDHTFVQTLVDEGRISPEEAETHPHRHVILRALDGNHDLEPDLFVLEVVPGDRLLLCSDGASGSLRPDRLADILATGTPDYAAVELVRASLEAGSTDNVTCVVADVLDETATADDPSFSDLEPLLVGAASELRRRGRGVSGGMGIFRGHRSGDTGELEPVDAEIPEGVPFAIATDPEAQRYAPRPPRRFAWLSRLLVLAVVVGLLWVATAAAWAWSQRQYYVGESDGQVTIFRGLDAELPGIALSEPYETSDVDVDLLSGFDANEVTEGIDAGDLESARETVQRLAEQQRTEPTAGASTEPTTGATTGEG